A window of the Fusarium poae strain DAOMC 252244 chromosome 3, whole genome shotgun sequence genome harbors these coding sequences:
- a CDS encoding hypothetical protein (TransMembrane:14 (i75-100o112-131i143-162o168-188i200-223o235-253i265-287o299-317i337-362o374-393i400-420o432-457i469-490o540-559i)): protein MRETASGSTASAVAENGVAPLSDERTPLLKSNGQGQNPDAEPASEAQGDDPNQGLPAGQEEETTVVADEVPTAKLILIFGTAWIGVFLGAVDSTIIATLSGPISSEFQSLSLLSWLATAYLISNAACQPISGRLTDIFGRGPGLVFSNIFFAVGNLICGLAHSQTTMIIGRVVAGIGGGGLMSISTFLGSDLVPLRKRGIVQGLGNICYGSGAMLGGVFGGLINDHTSQGWRLAFLIQVPPVLVSAVAVHFLVRIPPKQSDKSFLARIDFVGAFLTCSFLVLLLLGLNSGGNIVPWTHPLPLTTIPLAVITFGLFLFWESKARQPIIPVKLLLDRTVLNACLCNLACTMAVMGALFYVPLYLQVLGSSATQSGVQILPSPIGISIGSLFSGFIMKKTGKYTRLGVAGLLVLIAGVVVLTVQNQYSPKWLMGVSFFLIGSGYGATLTTTLLACIAAVDHSQQAVITSATYLARSLGSTVGITIGSAVYQNILKARLWERFGDQPGAEDEIRRIRDDLDEIKHLPEGWYDGVVSSFVDAFRGVWLTLLAFSILGLICVSLMKQHTLHSTIARR, encoded by the exons ATGCGAGAAACTGCGAGCGGCAGCACGGCTTCTGCCGTGGCTGAAAACGGTGTCGCTCCGCTGAGCGATGAACGAACTCCTTTGCTCAAGTCAAATGGCCAAGGTCAGAACCCAGATGCCGAGCCAGCAAGTGAGGCTCAAGGGGATGACCCAAATCAGGGTCTTCCAGCAGGTCAAGAAGAGGAGACGActgttgttgctgatgaGGTACCAACTGCGAAGCTCATTCTCATCTTTGGCACTGCCTGGATAGGCGTCTTCCTAGGTGCTGTAGATTCCACCATTATCGCAACTCTTTCAGGACCCATCTCGAGCGAGTTTCAGTCTCTGAGTCTTCTATCGTGGCTTGCGACAGCTTATCTCATCTCCAATGCCGCGTGCCAGCCCATCTCAGGCCGGTTAACGGATATCTTCGGCCGAGGACCGGGTCTCGTTTTCAGCAATATATTTTTCGCAGTTGGTAATCTCATTTGTGGTCTCGCGCACAGCCAGACAACTATGATTATCGGGCGTGTCGTTGCAGGTATCGGAGGTGGTGGTTTGATGAGCATCTCCACGTTCTTGGGCTCGGATTTAGTTCCTCTACGCAAGAGAGGAATCGTCCAGGGCCTTGGTAACATCTGCTATGGCTCTGGAGCAATGCTTGGTGGTGTCTTTGGTGGTTTAATCAATGACCACACCTCCCAAGGTTGGAGACTTGCATTCTTGATTCAGGTACCGCCTGTGCTTGTCTCTGCTGTGGCCGTTCATTTCTTGGTCAGGATCCCTCCCAAGCAGTCGGATAAGTCATTCCTCGCCCGTATAGACTTTGTCGGGGCGTTCCTGACATGCTCATTTCTGGTGTTGCTGCTCTTGGGCCTGAACTCGGGCGGCAACATTGTCCCGTGGACGCACCCTCTTCCCTTGACCACAATTCCTCTGGCTGTCATCACATTTGGGTTATTCTTATTCTGGGAGAGCAAGGCCCGCCAGCCAATCATTCCTGTAAAGCTTCTTCTCGACCGAACTGTCCTGAATGCCTGTCTTTGCAATTTGGCTTGCACCATGGCAGTCATGGGGGCCCTTTTCTACGTTCCGCTTTACCTTCAAGTTCTTGGTAGCAGTGCCACGCAGTCTGGTGTTCAGATATTGCCATCCCCGATCGGTATCTCGATCGGTTCCCTCTTCTCTGGCTTCATTATGAAGAAGACCGGAAAGTACACGAGGCTTGGAGTAGCAGGCTTACTTGTCCTCATCGCAGGCGTGGTGGTTCTCACTGTCCAGAACCAGTATAGCCCCAAGTGGCTGATGggtgtttctttctttttgatCGGTTCCGGGTACGGTGCCACACTCACGACAACGTTGCTGGCATGTATCGCAGCGGTGGATCACTCTCAACAAGCTGTCATCACATCCGCAACCT ATCTAGCACGCAGTCTCGGCAGTACTGTTGGCATCACCATTGGGTCGGCTGTTTATCAAAACATTCTCAAGGCACGACTTTGGGAGAGGTTCGGTGACCAGCCTGGCGCTGAAGATGAGATTCGCCGTATCAGAGATGATCTCGACGAGATTAAGCATCTCCCCGAGGGATGGTATGATGGAGTTGTTAGCTCCTTTGTGGATGCTTTCAGGGGTGTTTGGCTGACACTGTTGGCGTTTTCAATCTTGGGTCTGATTTGTGTATCACTCATGAAGCAGCATACGCTGCACTCGACTATTGCAAGACGGTGA
- a CDS encoding hypothetical protein (BUSCO:51427at5125), whose product MGRELQKKKARSGRQPVRQLNRSKKILNPRGNDAIAKNWNKKETLSQNYRRLGLVARLKAPAGGTEKKLGATTTSAYTNDPFAIATIENAVVSEARVERDADGKIIRIIGSAKPNPLNDPLNDLDEGSDAEDKPTEEWGGIADNADEEETTDVVKQLLEQARQPDLPKKRHQSAREIEWLEKLVAKYGDDTGAMSRDRKLNPMQQTSANIAKRLRKMKKENQE is encoded by the exons ATGGGTCGCGAACtccaaaagaagaaggccagATCAGGCCGCCAGCCCGTTAGACAGCTCAACAGATCCAAGAAGATCCTTAACCCCCGAGGCAACGATGCTATTGCGAAGAACTG GAACAAGAAGGAGACTCTTTCACAGAATTACCGTCGTCTTGGTCTCGTAGCTCGACTCAAGGCACCCGCTGGCGGAACAGAGAAGAAGCTCGGCGCAACCACAACCAGCGCCTACACCAACGACCCCTTCGCCATTGCCACGATTGAAAACGCCGTCGTCTCCGAAGCGCGCGTGGAGCGCGACGCAGACGGCAAGATCATCCGAATCATCGGATCCGCCAAGCCCAACCCTCTCAACGATCCCCTCAACGACCTTGACGAGGGAAGCGACGCTGAGGACAAGCCTACTGAGGAGTGGGGCGGTATCGCGGACAACGCcgacgaggaggagacgACAGACGTCGTCAAGCAGCTCCTCGAGCAGGCCAGGCAGCCTGATCTACCCAAGAAGAGACATCAGAGTGCTCGCGAGATTGAGTGGTTGGAGAAGCTGGTCGCCAAGTACGGCGACGATACTGGTGCCATGTCTAGGGATCGCAAGTTGAACCCCATGCAGCAAACATCGGCGAACATCGCCAAGCGACTTcgcaagatgaagaaggagaacCAAGAGTAA
- the LGA1 gene encoding L-threo-3-deoxy-hexylosonate aldolase, with the protein MTTSNGATNGQNGHAATPSSLPTGIYAPVMTFFDPETEELDIPVIKKHAVRLGEAGLAGLVAMGSNGEAVHCTREEKIAVTKATREALDEAGFQSIPVVLGATEGSVKGTVELCKMAAEVGAAATLVLPPSYYKAQMSEDAVYNYFIDLANASPIPIILYNYPGAVAGLDMDSDLLIKLGQHPNIVGTKFTCGSTGKLTRVALASDAKTPFQEGSGYLAFGGIADFTVQTLVSGGSGIIAGGANVMPKTCVKVWDLYVKGKKDEAQALQKKLSKGDWVLTKAAIAGTKSAIQSYYGYGGYPRRPLPRLTSEQAKGIEEGIKEIMEIEMSL; encoded by the coding sequence ATGACTACTTCCAACGGTGCCACCAATGGTCAGAATGGTCACGCGGCCACACCCAGCTCGCTTCCTACCGGAATCTACGCCCCCGTTATGACCTTTTTCGATCCCGAGACTGAGGAGCTCGACATTCCCGTCATCAAGAAGCATGCCGTGCGACTAGGTGAGGCTGGTTTAGCTGGCCTTGTTGCTATGGGCTCTAATGGCGAGGCCGTTCACTGCACCCGCGAGGAGAAGATTGCCGTTACCAAGGCTACACGAGAGGCGTTGGACGAGGCCGGTTTTCAATCGATTCCTGTTGTCCTCGGAGCCACAGAGGGTAGCGTCAAGGGTACCGTTGAGCTGTGCAAGATGGCCGCCGAGGTTGGCGCTGCTGCCACTCTCGTTCTCCCCCCTTCTTACTACAAGGCTCAGATGAGCGAGGACGCCGTCTACAACTACTTCATCGACCTTGCCAACGCAAGTCCCATCCCCATTATCCTTTACAATTACCCCGGTGCCGTCGCCGGCCTTGACATGGACAGCGATCTCCTCATCAAGCTCGGCCAGCACCCCAACATTGTTGGCACAAAGTTCACCTGCGGAAGCACTGGTAAGCTCACTCGAGTCGCTCTCGCTTCCGATGCCAAGACACCTTTCCAAGAGGGCTCCGGTTACCTTGCTTTCGGCGGTATCGCCGATTTCACCGTTCAGACTCTAGTCAGTGGTGGTAGCGGTATTATTGCTGGTGGTGCCAACGTCATGCCCAAGACCTGTGTCAAGGTTTGGGATCTTTAcgtcaagggcaagaaggacgAGGCTCAAGCTCTCCAGAAGAAGCTCTCCAAGGGCGATTGGGTGCTGACCAAGGCTGCCATCGCTGGCACCAAGTCCGCTATCCAAAGTTATTACGGTTATGGTGGATACCCTCGACGACCCCTCCCTCGTCTCACATCAGAGCAGGCCAAGGGCATTGAGGAGGGTATCAAGGAGATCATGGAGATCGAGATGTCACTATGA
- a CDS encoding hypothetical protein (BUSCO:21738at5125) — translation MDPLNVLMIGTGEYTTGFVGGGASGSDKKVGVVGLSLFDLRRREKVNKLGMVGVNGKKFPAIREHLNKNIQQVYNDLDTSFDSFPANDKVDPDAYKSAIDALSPGDAITIFTPDPTHFPIAKYAIERGIHVMITKPAVKVLEEHQQLVDLAQKKGVYVYVEHHKRYDPAYADARAKAQKLGDFNYFYSYMSQPKSQLETFKAWAGKESDISYYLNSHHIDINDSMVQERGYVPVSVNASSSKGVAVELGCDPCTEDTISLLVTWNKQGEPSKRAVGVYTASWTAPQKAGVHSNQYFHYLAANGEIRVDQAKRGYDVADDSVGQMMWYNPFYMKYAPDEDGNFAGQTGYGYISIEKFVDGCRAVNSGKLKPEDLDAKPLPTLKNTIATTAILEAGRRSIDENREIKIVIEDSKWRLE, via the exons ATGGATCCTTTGAACGTCTTGATG ATTGGTACTGGAGAGTACACCACCGGTTTCGTCGGTGGTGGTGCCTCTGGTTCAGACAAGAAGGTTGGCGTTGTTGGTCTCAGTCTCTTTGATTTGCGCCGTCGCGAAAAGGTCAACAAGCTGGGCATGGTCGGTGTCAATGGCAAGAAGTTCCCTGCTATCC GCGAACATCTCAACAAAAACATCCAACAAGTCTACAACGACCTCGACACATCCTTCGACTCCTTCCCTGCCAACGACAAGGTCGACCCTGATGCCTACAAGTCCGCCATTGACGCCCTCAGCCCAGGCGATGCCATCACAATCTTCACCCCTGACCCTACTCACTTCCCCATCGCAAAGTACGCCATTGAGCGCGGCATCCATGTCATGATCACAAAGCCCGCCGTCAAGGTCCTCGAGGAACACCAGCAGCTCGTCGACCTCGCTCAGAAGAAGGGCGTCTACGTTTACGTCGAGCACCACAAGCGCTACGATCCTGCCTACGCTGATGCTCGCGCAAAGGCTCAGAAGCTTGGCGACTTCAACTACTTCTACAGCTACATGTCTCAGCCCAAGTCACAGCTTGAGACCTTCAAGGCTTGGGCTGGTAAGGAGTCTGATATCTCATACTACCTTAACAGCCACCACATCGATATCAACGACTCTATGGTTCAGGAGCGCGGATACGTTCCCGTGAGCGTCAATGCCTCTTCCTCCAAGGGTGTTGCCGTCGAACTCGGCTGTGATCCTTGTACCGAGGACACAATCTCTCTGCTCGTCACCTGGAACAAGCAGGGCGAGCCCAGCAAGCGCGCCGTTGGTGTCTACACTGCTTCATGGACCGCGCCTCAAAAAGCCGGTGTCCACTCCAACCAGTACTTCCACTACCTCGCCGCCAATGGTGAGATCCGCGTCGACCAGGCCAAGCGAGGTTACGATGTCGCCGACGACTCCGTCGGTCAGATGATGTGGTACAACCCCTTCTACATGAAGTACGCCCCGGATGAGGATGGAAACTTTGCCGGCCAGACCGGTTACGGTTACATTTCCATTGAGAAGTTTGTCGATGGCTGCCGTGCCGTGAACTCAGGCAAGCTCAAGCCCGAGGACCTTGACGCCAAGCCTCTTCCCACACTCAAGAACACCATTGCCACAACAGCGATTCTTGAGGCCGGTCGAAGGAGTATCGATGAGAACAGGGAGATCAAGATTGTCATTGAGGATAGCAAGTGGAGATTGGAGTAA
- a CDS encoding hypothetical protein (TransMembrane:4 (o15-36i48-67o87-106i118-141o)~BUSCO:39094at5125), whose protein sequence is MQFNIDPDIVPNLKLGLHSFQIILSLVAWCLQIGVFNAKDAEVTGKNGWAFGVCFLSVPAWIFLIMTPRWGRTRRFAQPHAMLAVDAAFTIMWLSAFATQASYNAAGQCGTACSISKGVVGCGVLVTLLFGGSTFVSLYTLNYYNNNNVLPGYDNRQMGSDNIDPDKAAFSMAPHGDEAYERVDMDDHEPSGSAYGGGGYNNSSYNSNSRYGDANPYSADDDDPDRFGALPPRTNTLFDNDTQYHGGAPPSMPASYANPTGGHPYEDMPAQFPAANYDRGH, encoded by the exons ATGCAGTTCAACATTGATCCCGACATCGTCCCCAACTTGAAACTGGGTCTTCACTCTTTTCAGATCATTCTCTCCCTCGTCGCATGGTGTTTGCAAATCGGCGTCTTCAATGCAAAGGATGCCGAGGTCACGGGCAAGAATGGTTGGGCCTTTGGAGTG TGTTTTCTTTCAGTACCAGCTTGGATCTTCCTGATCATGACCCCCAGATGGGGCCGCACTCGACGCTTCGCCCAACCGCATGCCATGCTTGCTGTTGACGCTGCTTTCACCATCATGTGGTTGTCTGCCTTTGCCACTCAGGCTTCTTATAACGCCGCCGGCCAGTGTGGCACTGCCTGCAGCATCAGCAAGGGCGTTGTCGGCTGTGGTGTTCTTGTAAC TCTCCTGTTTGGTGGCTCGACCTTTGTCTCACTCTACACTCTCAACTATTACAATAACAACAATGTCCTGCCCGGTTACGACAACCGCCAGATGGGCAGCGACAACATCGACCCCGACAAGGCTGCTTTCTCCATGGCTCCTCACGGAGACGAGGCTTACGAGCGAGTTGACATGGACGACCACGAGCCCTCAGGCAGCGCTtacggtggtggtggctacaacaacagcagctaCAACAGCAACTCTCGCTACGGCGATGCCAACCCCTACAGcgccgacgacgatgatCCCGACCGCTTTGGTGCCCTCCCCCCGCGAACCAACACCCTCTTCGACAACGATACCCAGTACCACGGCGGCGCCCCTCCCTCTATGCCAGCCAGCTACGCCAACCCTACAGGCGGCCACCCATACGAGGATATGCCCGCCCAGTTCCCCGCCGCCAACTACGACAGGGGACACTAA